One genomic region from Bactrocera tryoni isolate S06 chromosome 3, CSIRO_BtryS06_freeze2, whole genome shotgun sequence encodes:
- the LOC120772325 gene encoding uncharacterized protein LOC120772325 yields the protein MEEHAQQEGVTVRRRHRKLTRPQREKTPDPTAKATNGRRRYSEDDSSAVDGNNAAEDAAGVQSVRMQIRPPGAISAHESKILRRRDKTFANSAARSHSQPREAERLTSPEADVLMRSAKQRSLSSPRHKDESSEGERNGRQARATADENISRLEQNLRRFEEERKRFESDKRQFEREKRENRLRYKQLHDSDERKRLLQNYRKLSDRIQLPADAEERRRMVHSLRLQRNEAPSLKPRQRHSGYEESSTQFSSSEVDDVEESRAHRLEKHTHPVRRQVSAITGAVNYVADVRGPPPQPPERRSVSRNHSLSPMRPQRRSKTPEQRAEIMRRLAENEANNSKSTSITPEPQSPATPMEQRMPQYPRPQLPAEMGEVRRRYSTPRKDSLTEIAKRRKQSLEKAQLEAAMLLAAKEAEAVRLEEEARKAEAAVPLMTKIIRSVFALFISKRAEKPESTKTTEVHFASEELLLPQDLIAEDLPKNLLSKELIRHLYFDARQQWRRMKTDFPKELNTIRLLRNKCVAELILLILLCGFGGLMFRYTEGTSENIYKCEVRKVKRDFIDNLWTVSHNMREDDWKSLARQKLRKFEDELNSLAELGIRRYPGQKSWNFVNCILFCWTVITSIGYGHIAPVTTLGRTLAIVYAIIGIPLFLLILADYGKLFTRALKFLWVYVRRLYYTGTCRNIRKHQSVRDAMKLARRSSMFFGRDMDIESRTTGPETPSSPFDETFEIDDEFNLPISVASFLLISYILIGALFYSMWENWTYFEAFYFVFISMSTIGFGDMVPNHPIFMMCSILYLVFGLALTSMFINVVQIKLSDTFKQASIKLSTTIGIELPPDENAEGAVENAEAGTETTVNMKMSPTAISPTSTTPANELDLKVPPPAPPRPNSNNVGEHESPPPLPSRKQEVDSSEVKKKGWRFW from the exons ATGGAGGAACACGCACAACAAGAAGGTGTCACCGTGCGACGCCGACACCGAAAGCTAACGCGACCGCAACGAGAGAAAACACCCGATCCCACAGCAAAAGCGACGAACGGCAGACGTCGCTACTCAGAAGACGATAGCAGTGCAGTGGATGGTAACAATGCAGCCGAAGACGCTGCCGGAGTGCAAAGCGTGCGCATGCAAATTCGGCCACCCGGCGCCATATCCGCGCACGAAAGTAAAATACTGCGACGACGCGATAAGACATTCGCCAATTCGGCCGCGCGCAGTCACTCACAGCCACGTGAAGCCGAACGCCTCACCAGTCCAGAGGCGGACGTGCTCATGCGCAGCGCGAAACAACGTAGTCTCTCCTCGCCGCGGCACAAAGATGAGTCCAGCGAGGGTGAACGCAACGGCAGGCAAGCGCGTGCGACGGCCGATGAGAATATTAGCCGTTTGGAGCAGAATTTGCGACGCTTCGAGGAGGAACGCAAGCGCTTCGAGTCGGACAAACGTCAGTTTGAGCGCGAAAAACGTGAGAATCGGCTGCGTTATAAACAGCTGCACGACAGCGACGAGCGCAAACGTTTGCTACAGAATTATCGAAAACTAAGCGATCGCATACAATTGCCGGCCGACGCTGAGGAACGTCGCCGCATGGTGCACAGCTTGCGTTTGCAACGCAATGAAGCGCCATCACTGAAACCACGTCAACGACACAGCGGCTACGAAGAGTCCTCCACACAATTCTCCTCATCCGAAGTGGACGATGTGGAGGAATCCAGAGCACATAGATTGGAAAAGCATACACACCCTGTGCGCCGACAAGTGTCCGCCATTACAGGTGCAGTAAATTATGTAGCCGATGTGCGTGGTCCACCACCACAGCCGCCAGAGCGCCGCAGTGTCAGTCGCAATCACTCACTCTCACCTATGCGACCGCAAAGGCGTTCGAAGACACCGGAACAGCGCGCAGAAATTATGCGAAGGCTAGCCGAAAATGAGGCCAATAACAGTAAGTCGACAAGTATAACACCAGAGCCGCAAAGTCCAGCCACACCCATGGAGCAAAGAATGCCGCAATATCCAAGGCCACAGCTTCCGGCCGAAATGGGTGAAGTGCGTCGACGTTACAGCACACCACGCAAGGATTCGCTTACCGAAATTGCCAAGCGTAGAAAGCAAAGTTTAGAGAAAGCCCAGCTTGAGGCTGCAATGCTGCTTGCGGCTAAAGAAGCAGAGGCAGTTAGGCTAGAGGAGGAAGCACGTAAGGCTGAGGCTGCTGTGCCGCTTATGACTAAGATTATACGCAGTGTATTCGCATTATTTATTAGCAAACGTGCAGAAAAACCAGAGTCCACAAAAACAACTGAGGTACATTTCGCATCCGAGGAATTGCTTTTGCCACAGGACTTAATTGCCGAAGATTTACCTAAGAATTTGTTAtccaaagaactgataaggcaTCTCTACTTCGACGCTCGTCAGCAATGGCGACGCATGAAGACCGATTTTCCGAAAGAGTTAAACACTATTCGGCTATTGCGAAATAAATGTGTTGCAGAGTTGATTCTACTAATTTTGCTGTGTGGTTTCGGCGGTCTGATGTTCCGTTACACCGAGGGTACCTCGGAGAATATCTACAAATGTGAAGTGCGTAAGGTAAAGCGCGACTTTATCGATAATTTGTGGACAGTTAGTCACAACATGAG GGAAGACGATTGGAAGTCACTAGCACGTCAGAAGCTACGGAAATTCGAAGACGAACTTAATTCACTTGCTGAGTTGGGTATACGCCGATACCCGGGTCAGAAATCGTGGAACTTTGTAAATTGCATACTATTCTGTTGGACCGTTATAACAAGTATAG GTTATGGTCACATTGCACCCGTAACAACGTTGGGCCGTACCTTGGCCATCGTCTATGCCATCATTGGTATACCACTGTTCTTACTCATTCTTGCGGATTATGGTAAACTCTTTACGCGTGCGCTGAAATTTCTTTGGGTCTATGTGCGACGCTTGTACTACACCGGCACTTGTCGTAATATACGTAAACATCAGTCGGTACGTGATGCCATGAAATTGGCACGACGCTCGAGTATGTTCTTCGGACGTGATATGGATATTGAGTCGCGCACCACCGGACCCGAAACACCATCGTCACCATTCGATGAGACCTTCGAAATAGATGATGAATTTAATTTACCCATTTCGGTGGCTTCATTCCTGCTGATCAGCTATATTTTGATTGGTGCGCTATTCTACTCCATGTGGGAGAATTGGACTTACTTTGAGGCATTCTACTTTGTCTTCATTTCGATGTCCACCATTGGTTTCGGTGATATGGTGCCGAATCATCCGATATTCATGATGTGTAGTATACTCTATTTGGTCTTCGGTTTGGCGCTCACCTCTATGTTCATCAATGTGGTGCAGATTAAATTGAGTGATACCTTCAAGCAAGCCTCGATCAAGCTTAGCACTACGATTGGCATTGAATTGCCACCCGATGAGAATGCTGAGGGGGCGGTTGAAAACGCAGAAGCGGGCACAGAAACGACGGTGAATATGAAAATGTCACCAACTGCCATTTCGCCAACGAGTACGACGCCAGCGAATGAGTTGGACCTGAAAGTGCCGCCACCAGCGCCACCACGTCCGAACAGCAACAATGTGGGTGAGCACGAGAGTCCGCCACCGCTGCCGAGTCGCAAACAAGAAGTCGATTCGAGTGAAGTGAAGAAAAAGGGTTGGCGTTTTTGGTAG